One genomic segment of Terriglobia bacterium includes these proteins:
- a CDS encoding methyltransferase domain-containing protein: MPTTPSPSPDWATHARMNAATRWERPSAEMGRGATDAIVSLAQPHPGMLVLDVACGTGAPSLQIARAVAPTGHVTATDSSPEPLKIAAERARQRGLTNINFEVADVHHLSFPDAGFDLVTSRCGVMFFSDLPRALAEMRRVLKPGGRVALLAWGPLDQPYFQSTGRVIMRHTGAALPPAAQQIVKFGERGTLAAALTAAGFREVQEELRTVPWVWPASIEELWEYFQVATVPFRTLLDQVRPEQIEPIAREVHAAFSRYWDGEKVNMTADFILASAVR, from the coding sequence ATGCCCACCACCCCCTCTCCCTCCCCCGACTGGGCCACGCACGCGCGCATGAACGCCGCCACCCGCTGGGAGCGTCCGTCGGCGGAGATGGGACGCGGCGCCACCGATGCGATCGTCTCCCTGGCGCAACCTCACCCCGGAATGCTCGTGCTCGATGTGGCCTGCGGCACCGGCGCCCCCAGCCTGCAGATCGCGCGCGCCGTCGCGCCCACCGGACACGTCACCGCCACCGACTCTTCGCCCGAACCGCTGAAGATTGCCGCCGAACGTGCCCGCCAGCGCGGCCTCACCAACATTAATTTTGAAGTCGCCGACGTGCACCACCTGTCATTTCCCGACGCCGGCTTCGATCTCGTGACCTCGCGCTGCGGCGTCATGTTCTTCTCCGACCTGCCGCGCGCGCTGGCCGAGATGCGCCGCGTGCTCAAGCCCGGCGGCCGTGTCGCGCTGCTCGCCTGGGGTCCGCTCGACCAGCCCTACTTTCAGTCCACCGGCCGCGTCATCATGCGCCACACCGGCGCGGCGCTTCCTCCCGCAGCGCAGCAGATCGTCAAATTCGGCGAGCGCGGCACGCTGGCCGCCGCCCTTACCGCCGCCGGATTTCGCGAAGTGCAGGAAGAACTCCGCACCGTGCCCTGGGTGTGGCCCGCCTCCATCGAGGAATTGTGGGAGTACTTCCAGGTCGCAACCGTCCCCTTCCGGACGTTGCTCGATCAGGTCCGCCCTGAACAAATCGAGCCCATCGCGCGCGAAGTCCACGCCGCCTTTTCCCGCTACTGGGACGGCGAAAAAGTGAACATGACCGCCGACTTCATCCTCGCCTCCGCTGTGCGTTGA
- the rpmA gene encoding 50S ribosomal protein L27, with the protein MAHKKGLGSSRNGRDSNSQRLGVKVFGGQTVPGGSIIVRQRGTPIKPGLNVGRGKDDTLFAKITGKVKFVDKGRSGKFVLVEPAEA; encoded by the coding sequence ATGGCTCACAAAAAAGGTTTAGGTAGTTCACGCAACGGCCGCGACTCCAATTCGCAGCGGCTTGGTGTCAAAGTGTTCGGCGGGCAGACCGTGCCCGGCGGCTCCATCATCGTCCGCCAGCGCGGCACGCCCATCAAGCCCGGCCTCAACGTCGGCCGCGGCAAGGACGACACCCTGTTCGCCAAAATCACCGGCAAGGTGAAATTCGTGGACAAGGGACGCTCGGGCAAGTTCGTGCTCGTCGAGCCCGCGGAAGCGTAA
- the cobO gene encoding cob(I)yrinic acid a,c-diamide adenosyltransferase, with translation MADVRKGLIIVNTGPGKGKTTAAMGTALRAVGQGMKVLMLQFLKGSWHYGELDAVQAFGDRFVMKQMGRGFVKVGGAETDPEDIRMVEQAWTEAEQAILSGAWDLVILDEINYAISYGMLDPNKVADALKKRPEMVHVILTGRNAHPTIVDLADTVTEMRQVKHAYEKGVQAQRGIEY, from the coding sequence ATGGCAGACGTTCGCAAGGGTCTCATCATCGTCAACACCGGTCCCGGCAAGGGTAAGACCACCGCCGCCATGGGCACCGCTTTGCGCGCCGTCGGCCAGGGCATGAAGGTGCTGATGCTGCAATTCCTCAAGGGCTCGTGGCATTATGGCGAGCTCGACGCCGTGCAGGCCTTCGGCGACCGCTTCGTCATGAAGCAGATGGGGCGCGGATTCGTGAAGGTCGGCGGCGCCGAAACCGATCCCGAGGACATCCGCATGGTCGAGCAAGCCTGGACGGAAGCCGAGCAGGCCATCCTGTCCGGCGCGTGGGACCTGGTCATCCTCGACGAGATCAATTACGCCATCAGCTACGGCATGCTCGATCCCAATAAGGTCGCCGACGCGCTCAAGAAACGGCCCGAGATGGTGCATGTCATCTTGACGGGACGCAACGCGCACCCGACAATAGTTGATTTGGCCGATACCGTCACCGAAATGCGTCAGGTCAAGCACGCCTACGAGAAGGGCGTCCAGGCGCAGCGGGGAATCGAGTACTGA
- the accD gene encoding acetyl-CoA carboxylase, carboxyltransferase subunit beta, which produces MAWFKRQSGDLDASGERKVRTEGLWVKCGECRQIIWKKDLDANLNVCPKCQHHFRVDARTRLAQLLDDGEYTTDDLNLASTDPLKFTDLKKYSDRLTKTQKDTGLKDAILNARGKLNGRPVFVSAMEYAFIGGSMGSVVGEAITRNIERATELRMPLIIVSASGGARMMEGVISLMQLAKISAALARMDDARVPYISVLTDPTTGGTTASFAMLGDLNIAEPGALIGFAGPRVIEQTIRQKLPEGFQRSEFLLEHGMLDAVVHRKHLKNYIARALDFMTPNTKTA; this is translated from the coding sequence ATGGCCTGGTTCAAGCGACAATCCGGCGATCTGGACGCCTCGGGCGAGAGGAAGGTCCGCACCGAGGGCTTGTGGGTGAAGTGCGGGGAGTGCCGCCAGATCATCTGGAAAAAGGACCTCGACGCCAACCTCAATGTCTGCCCCAAGTGCCAGCACCATTTCCGCGTGGACGCGCGTACCCGGCTGGCGCAATTGCTCGACGATGGCGAGTACACCACCGACGACTTGAATCTCGCCTCCACCGATCCGCTGAAATTCACCGACCTGAAAAAATATTCCGACCGCCTGACCAAAACGCAGAAGGATACCGGCCTGAAGGACGCCATCCTCAACGCGCGCGGCAAGCTGAACGGGCGCCCGGTGTTCGTCAGCGCCATGGAATACGCCTTCATCGGCGGCAGCATGGGTTCGGTGGTCGGCGAGGCCATCACCCGCAACATCGAGCGCGCCACCGAACTGCGCATGCCGTTGATCATCGTCTCCGCCTCCGGCGGCGCGCGCATGATGGAAGGCGTCATCAGCCTGATGCAGTTGGCCAAGATTTCCGCCGCGCTGGCCCGCATGGATGACGCCCGCGTGCCTTACATCTCCGTGCTCACCGACCCCACCACCGGCGGCACCACCGCGTCCTTTGCCATGCTCGGCGACCTGAATATCGCCGAACCCGGCGCCCTCATCGGTTTTGCCGGCCCGCGCGTCATCGAGCAGACCATCCGCCAGAAATTGCCCGAGGGTTTCCAGCGCAGCGAGTTCCTGCTCGAGCACGGCATGCTCGACGCGGTGGTTCATCGCAAGCACTTGAAGAACTACATCGCGCGCGCGCTCGACTTCATGACGCCCAACACAAAGACCGCGTGA
- the tilS gene encoding tRNA lysidine(34) synthetase TilS, which yields MLDRVLSYVRHHGLIRPGDRVGVAVSGGADSVALLRLLLEARAELGIVLSVVHFNHKIRGADADADERFVRDLARDLDLEFHCGSGDTPAYARQHKLSLEAAARTLRYAFFDRLTADATVHRVATAHTRDDQAETVLMRFLRGSGTKGLSGIYPGVGGWISASVEGQAPDIPPAPCIVRPLLDISRDELRAYLDRLGQSWREDRSNVDVSFARNRLRHEIMPVLRQLNPALDETLSQTAEIARAEEEYWTEHVRCLLPKLRTQSAIDNRQSAIQLDSLLAQPLALQRRLIRALAGQHGLRLEFQHVDEVLAMARSGVSALRLELRHGWEAVRQDRELWFQRRCQTEKEQREYDLSLAVPGEVEVAGRKLRAAIVTGEDLAHAAEGARATRVLLDPALVKGELRVRNWHAGDRYWPAHTRQPKKVKELLQARHIPRERKPYWPVIVSGDEIVWLPGFPAPERFRVRDTGPDALLLEEVPLGQTGGNEQ from the coding sequence GTGCTCGACCGCGTCCTCAGCTACGTCCGCCATCACGGCCTGATCCGGCCCGGAGATCGCGTCGGCGTGGCGGTTTCCGGCGGCGCCGATTCGGTCGCGCTGCTGCGCCTGCTGCTGGAAGCGCGCGCCGAACTCGGAATTGTCCTTTCCGTCGTCCACTTCAACCACAAAATCCGCGGCGCCGATGCCGATGCCGACGAGCGGTTCGTGCGCGACCTTGCCCGCGACCTCGACCTGGAATTCCACTGCGGCTCCGGTGACACGCCCGCTTACGCCCGCCAGCACAAGCTCTCGCTCGAAGCGGCGGCGCGCACCCTGCGCTACGCCTTCTTCGATCGCCTGACTGCCGACGCGACCGTGCATCGCGTCGCCACCGCCCACACCCGCGACGACCAGGCTGAAACCGTCCTCATGCGCTTCCTCCGCGGATCGGGTACGAAGGGACTGTCGGGAATCTATCCCGGTGTCGGTGGATGGATCAGCGCCTCGGTCGAAGGCCAGGCGCCGGACATCCCGCCAGCGCCCTGCATCGTTCGTCCGCTACTCGATATCTCCCGCGACGAACTGCGCGCCTACCTCGACCGGTTGGGCCAGTCCTGGCGCGAAGACCGAAGCAACGTCGACGTCAGCTTCGCCCGCAATCGCTTGCGGCACGAAATCATGCCCGTGCTGCGGCAGCTCAATCCTGCGCTGGACGAAACCCTTAGCCAAACGGCGGAGATCGCGCGCGCGGAAGAAGAGTATTGGACAGAGCACGTGCGCTGTTTGTTACCCAAGCTCCGGACGCAATCGGCAATCGACAATCGGCAATCGGCAATTCAGTTGGATTCGCTCCTTGCTCAGCCTCTCGCCCTGCAGCGGCGGCTGATTCGTGCGCTTGCAGGGCAGCACGGGCTGCGCCTCGAGTTCCAGCATGTTGATGAGGTGCTGGCGATGGCGCGCTCCGGGGTGAGCGCGCTCCGCCTCGAACTTCGCCACGGCTGGGAAGCGGTCCGCCAGGACCGGGAACTCTGGTTCCAGCGCAGGTGTCAAACGGAGAAGGAGCAGCGGGAATACGATTTGTCGCTCGCTGTGCCTGGCGAGGTGGAAGTCGCGGGCAGGAAGCTTCGCGCTGCCATCGTCACTGGTGAAGACCTGGCACACGCGGCCGAGGGCGCCCGCGCCACTCGTGTTCTGCTCGACCCGGCGCTGGTGAAAGGCGAATTGCGGGTGCGCAACTGGCATGCCGGCGATCGCTACTGGCCGGCCCACACCCGCCAGCCCAAGAAAGTGAAGGAGCTGCTGCAAGCGCGGCACATTCCGCGGGAGCGCAAACCGTACTGGCCGGTCATTGTGAGCGGCGACGAAATCGTCTGGCTCCCCGGGTTTCCCGCCCCCGAACGTTTCCGCGTCCGGGACACGGGCCCCGACGCGCTCTTGCTGGAAGAAGTTCCGCTAGGGCAGACTGGCGGAAACGAGCAATAA
- the nadD gene encoding nicotinate (nicotinamide) nucleotide adenylyltransferase, whose protein sequence is MNVAIFGGTFDPVHRGHLNVARAAQQAYNLGRIYFVPADIQPLKQRRPVTPYHHRYAMLALATRDDQAFLPSLMEAPGVKARRTPSFTIQTVRRFRASLPKSDRLFFLLGIDSFLTIANWRQPEALLREVEFIVASRPGFSLADVARALPRSMRPRDDDAAPLRRRPASGDLVLGRLTLHILAGVKENVSATQVRTSLATGRGVSRFLDDAVAAYIAKMHLYRTSPPHAPRFHA, encoded by the coding sequence ATGAACGTTGCCATCTTCGGCGGGACCTTCGATCCGGTACATCGCGGCCACCTCAATGTGGCCCGCGCGGCGCAGCAAGCCTACAACCTCGGCCGCATCTATTTCGTTCCCGCCGATATCCAGCCTTTGAAACAGCGCCGGCCGGTGACGCCCTATCATCACCGCTACGCCATGCTCGCGCTCGCCACCCGCGACGACCAGGCTTTCCTTCCCTCGCTGATGGAAGCGCCCGGCGTAAAAGCCCGCCGCACGCCCAGTTTCACCATTCAAACCGTGCGCCGCTTCCGCGCCTCGCTGCCCAAAAGCGATCGCCTGTTCTTCCTCCTCGGCATCGATTCTTTTCTGACCATCGCCAACTGGCGCCAGCCTGAGGCCCTGCTGCGCGAGGTCGAGTTCATCGTCGCCAGCCGCCCCGGATTCTCGCTCGCCGACGTGGCCCGCGCCCTGCCCCGGTCCATGCGCCCCAGGGACGACGACGCGGCGCCACTCCGCCGCCGGCCCGCCTCCGGCGACCTCGTCCTCGGCCGCCTCACCCTCCACATCCTCGCCGGCGTCAAGGAAAACGTCTCCGCCACCCAGGTCCGCACCTCCCTTGCCACCGGCCGCGGCGTCTCACGTTTCCTCGACGACGCCGTGGCCGCCTACATTGCCAAGATGCATCTCTACAGAACATCCCCGCCGCATGCGCCGAGGTTTCATGCCTAA
- a CDS encoding 23S rRNA (pseudouridine(1915)-N(3))-methyltransferase RlmH, giving the protein MRLRIAWVGKTKDSAIQSLTSDYLKRLSRYIPTESLELPSEAALLKQLEKSRSPQTLVLLDARGQQLSSEQFAEFLRRHQDRGTQSLLFAVGGPDGFSDQALAASSFQLSLGKMTLPHELARVVLLEQLYRGFTILKGHPYHLGH; this is encoded by the coding sequence ATGCGCCTCCGCATCGCCTGGGTCGGCAAAACCAAAGACTCCGCCATCCAATCGCTCACCTCGGACTACCTCAAGCGGCTGTCGCGCTACATTCCGACGGAATCGTTGGAGTTGCCAAGTGAAGCGGCGCTTTTGAAGCAGCTCGAGAAATCCCGTTCCCCGCAGACGCTCGTCCTGCTCGACGCGCGCGGCCAGCAGCTCTCCTCCGAGCAGTTCGCGGAATTCCTCCGCCGCCACCAGGACCGCGGCACGCAATCGCTGCTGTTCGCCGTCGGCGGCCCCGACGGCTTCTCCGACCAGGCCCTCGCCGCCTCCTCCTTTCAGCTCTCGCTCGGCAAAATGACTCTCCCGCACGAGCTCGCCCGCGTGGTTTTGCTCGAACAGCTCTATCGAGGATTTACAATCCTCAAGGGCCATCCGTACCACTTGGGACACTAG
- a CDS encoding bifunctional folylpolyglutamate synthase/dihydrofolate synthase has protein sequence MSYASAVAQLYELGHELARTPSHKFDLAHMRVLLEALGSPERQLRSVLIAGTNGKGSTAATLASIVRAAGHRTGLYTSPHLIRINERIRINGEPISDADFTRAHDQVETAAVGLVEQGKLPWHPSFFEVLTAMAFLHFSGRCGPDLCGPGLRPGDAADLAVLEVGMGGRLDATNVVEPLVSVITDIALDHQKFLGNTVREIAGEKAGIIRPGGTVVTLPQHPQANDVIGTTIIERDARAVSAVPYVPPVSPGATLGECHPDPERAQRAEGEGPAVMSYPVSVMGEEITVASPLLGRHQWRNLALAIATAVELNSAGLRITPRDIERGIGETRWPGRFQVVTLRVPGQLPVSGHDFSRADHRPSPTGASAPAEALTCVLDVAHNPAGAWALRAALSQCFEGRPLHFVFGAMRDKAIAEMAEILFPLADHVVATRAENPRSATAEEVRDSAARTGAEIEVTASVRDAIEAVRRRAPAGAVVVITGSIYVVGEAMQALGLSTS, from the coding sequence ATGTCTTACGCTTCCGCAGTTGCGCAACTCTACGAACTCGGCCACGAACTGGCGCGCACCCCGTCGCACAAGTTCGACCTGGCGCACATGCGCGTGCTGCTGGAAGCGCTCGGCTCGCCTGAGCGACAGTTACGCTCGGTGCTGATCGCCGGCACCAACGGCAAAGGTTCCACCGCCGCCACCCTGGCTTCCATCGTGCGCGCCGCCGGGCACCGCACCGGCCTGTACACCTCGCCGCACCTGATTCGCATCAACGAGCGCATTCGCATCAACGGCGAGCCCATCTCCGATGCCGACTTCACCCGCGCCCATGACCAGGTCGAAACCGCTGCCGTTGGTCTCGTCGAGCAAGGCAAGTTGCCCTGGCATCCCAGCTTCTTCGAAGTGCTCACCGCCATGGCCTTCCTGCACTTTTCCGGCCGGTGTGGCCCGGATCTGTGTGGCCCGGGTCTCCGACCCGGGGACGCCGCGGATCTCGCTGTCCTCGAGGTCGGCATGGGGGGGCGGCTCGATGCCACCAACGTTGTTGAGCCGCTCGTCTCCGTCATCACCGACATTGCTCTCGACCACCAGAAATTCCTCGGCAACACGGTGCGCGAGATCGCCGGCGAGAAGGCAGGCATCATCCGTCCCGGTGGAACCGTCGTCACCCTGCCGCAGCATCCCCAAGCCAACGACGTCATCGGCACTACCATCATCGAGCGCGACGCCCGCGCCGTCAGCGCCGTTCCCTACGTCCCGCCCGTCTCGCCCGGCGCAACCCTCGGAGAGTGTCATCCCGACCCTGAGCGAGCGCAGCGAGCCGAAGGGGAGGGACCTGCTGTGATGAGCTATCCGGTCTCCGTCATGGGCGAAGAGATCACGGTGGCGTCTCCCCTCCTCGGACGCCATCAGTGGCGCAACCTCGCCCTCGCCATCGCGACCGCGGTGGAGTTGAACAGCGCCGGCCTGCGCATCACGCCCCGGGACATCGAGCGCGGCATTGGCGAAACCCGCTGGCCCGGACGCTTCCAGGTCGTGACCCTTCGTGTACCTGGACAGTTGCCTGTATCAGGGCACGACTTCAGTCGTGCCGATCACCGCCCCTCCCCGACCGGGGCTTCAGCCCCTGCAGAAGCACTCACCTGCGTCCTCGACGTCGCCCACAATCCCGCCGGCGCGTGGGCGCTCCGTGCGGCGCTCTCGCAGTGCTTCGAAGGGCGTCCACTGCACTTCGTCTTTGGCGCCATGCGCGACAAGGCGATTGCGGAGATGGCCGAGATCCTCTTCCCGCTCGCCGACCACGTCGTCGCCACCCGCGCCGAAAATCCGCGCTCCGCCACCGCCGAAGAGGTCCGCGACTCCGCCGCTCGCACCGGCGCCGAAATCGAGGTTACGGCCTCAGTCCGTGACGCCATCGAAGCCGTCCGCCGCCGCGCTCCCGCCGGCGCCGTGGTGGTCATCACCGGCTCCATTTACGTGGTCGGCGAAGCCATGCAGGCGCTGGGACTCTCAACCTCCTGA
- the obgE gene encoding GTPase ObgE: protein MFIDEAKIQIKAGNGGNGCMAFRREKFVPRGGPSGGDGGKGGDVIMESSERHNTLVHFRFNPEYKAERGRHGEGSNCTGREGVDVILKVPVGTLVYDDATGERVHDFSRADDRIVIARGGRGGRGNARFATSTHQAPRECEAGFPGEERTLRLELKLLADVGLVGYPNAGKSTLISRVSAARPKIADYPFTTLQPNLGVVVVGEEPNDVSFVVADIPGLIEGAHAGAGLGTQFLRHIERTRLLVHLVDISDSSGRPDPAKDYAVITNELASFGAGLEHKPVLVAASKIDVANQDKLAKLRRHCKKHTLPLYPISAVTGEGIAKLTHAIAKKVMQVRHAELAAAATPKPNAEPIAG from the coding sequence ATGTTCATCGACGAAGCCAAAATTCAGATCAAGGCCGGCAACGGCGGCAACGGCTGCATGGCCTTCCGCCGCGAGAAGTTCGTTCCTCGCGGCGGTCCCTCCGGCGGCGACGGCGGCAAGGGTGGCGACGTCATCATGGAATCCAGCGAGCGCCACAACACTCTGGTCCACTTCCGCTTCAATCCCGAATACAAGGCCGAACGCGGCCGCCACGGCGAGGGCTCCAACTGCACCGGACGCGAAGGCGTCGACGTCATCCTCAAAGTTCCGGTCGGGACCCTGGTCTACGACGACGCCACCGGCGAGCGCGTCCACGATTTTTCCCGCGCCGACGACCGCATTGTCATCGCGCGCGGCGGGCGCGGTGGACGCGGTAACGCGCGCTTCGCCACCTCCACTCACCAGGCGCCGCGCGAGTGCGAGGCCGGATTTCCCGGCGAAGAACGCACCCTGCGCCTGGAACTCAAGCTGCTGGCCGATGTCGGGCTGGTGGGATATCCCAACGCCGGCAAGTCCACGCTCATCTCCCGCGTCTCCGCCGCCCGCCCGAAAATCGCCGACTACCCCTTTACCACGCTCCAGCCCAACCTCGGCGTGGTGGTCGTCGGCGAAGAGCCGAACGACGTTAGCTTCGTCGTCGCCGACATTCCCGGGCTCATCGAAGGTGCGCACGCCGGCGCCGGACTGGGCACGCAGTTTCTGCGCCACATCGAGCGCACCCGCCTCCTGGTCCACCTGGTGGATATTTCCGACTCCAGCGGCCGTCCCGACCCGGCGAAGGATTACGCGGTCATCACCAACGAACTGGCCAGCTTCGGCGCCGGGCTGGAGCATAAGCCGGTGCTGGTGGCGGCCTCCAAGATCGACGTCGCCAACCAGGACAAGCTCGCCAAGCTGCGCCGCCACTGCAAGAAGCACACCCTGCCGCTCTACCCCATCTCCGCCGTGACCGGCGAGGGCATCGCCAAGCTGACCCACGCCATCGCCAAGAAGGTCATGCAGGTGCGCCACGCCGAACTCGCCGCCGCAGCCACGCCTAAGCCCAATGCCGAACCCATCGCGGGATAA
- the rsfS gene encoding ribosome silencing factor, whose amino-acid sequence MPKKNALQRQVLDAIAAAEEKKAEDVTVLELDKASGGFTDFFVICSGGNPRQVQAISDQVEQKLSRAGLRPTHVEGYKQAEWILLDYVDFVVHVFSQKARHFYNLERLWKSAKQWTPGELRSAPKKRPRAKTAAPAPGRPHRSRPRARKA is encoded by the coding sequence ATGCCTAAGAAAAACGCATTACAACGGCAGGTCCTGGACGCCATCGCCGCCGCCGAGGAAAAAAAGGCGGAAGACGTCACCGTGCTGGAGCTCGACAAGGCCTCCGGCGGCTTCACCGATTTCTTTGTCATCTGCTCCGGTGGCAACCCCAGGCAGGTTCAAGCCATCTCCGACCAGGTCGAGCAGAAACTCTCTCGGGCCGGATTGCGTCCCACGCATGTCGAAGGCTACAAGCAGGCGGAGTGGATCCTGCTGGACTACGTGGATTTCGTGGTCCACGTGTTCTCGCAAAAAGCGCGGCACTTCTACAACCTGGAGCGGCTTTGGAAGTCGGCCAAGCAATGGACCCCCGGGGAGTTGCGATCGGCGCCCAAGAAACGCCCGCGCGCGAAAACTGCGGCGCCTGCGCCCGGCCGCCCTCATCGTTCGCGTCCCCGCGCCCGCAAAGCATAG
- a CDS encoding hypoxanthine phosphoribosyltransferase, with product MNQAAQPLPASAVISAEQIRDRIHQLARQISDDYRGRTLYAVGVLEDGFIFMADLVRELDIPVICQFVKPEHREIAQAGSTATEIFFSPEVQVKSAHVLLIMGLLETGITTEFLLRNLLARGAASAKVATLLDRQSARRISLAPDYFGFAVDDRFVFGYGLGAPQLRRNLPYVATSGVEAAATE from the coding sequence GTGAACCAGGCAGCGCAACCTCTCCCCGCCTCTGCGGTGATCAGTGCCGAGCAGATCCGCGACCGCATCCACCAGCTCGCCCGCCAAATCTCCGACGATTACCGCGGCCGCACCCTGTATGCCGTAGGCGTGCTGGAGGACGGCTTCATCTTCATGGCGGACCTGGTGCGCGAGCTCGACATCCCAGTGATCTGCCAGTTCGTCAAGCCGGAGCACAGGGAAATCGCGCAGGCCGGCAGCACCGCAACCGAGATCTTTTTCAGCCCCGAGGTGCAGGTGAAAAGCGCGCACGTGCTGCTAATCATGGGCCTGCTCGAGACCGGCATCACCACCGAATTCCTGTTGCGCAACCTGCTGGCCCGGGGAGCGGCGTCGGCCAAGGTGGCAACCCTGCTGGACCGGCAGTCGGCGCGGCGCATCTCCCTGGCGCCCGACTATTTCGGCTTCGCCGTGGACGACCGCTTCGTCTTTGGCTACGGCCTGGGCGCGCCCCAGCTACGGCGCAACCTCCCTTACGTGGCCACCAGCGGAGTGGAGGCAGCGGCCACCGAGTAG